One genomic segment of Bradyrhizobium diazoefficiens includes these proteins:
- a CDS encoding ATP12 family chaperone protein, with protein sequence MRELFEEAADQSPPDPRESARASARTPLRKRFYKEAGVADAEGGFAVTLDGKPIRTPSGRQVVIPSRPLADSVAAEWAAQGEAIDPVSMPLTRIANSVVEGVVDRVELVSDDLAKYFESDLLFYRAGHPEGLVAREAAHWDPVLFWAAETLGAHFILSEGVMHVKQPDEALNAARAALPSDPWSVAALHVVTTLTGSALLALALAHGVRDAGQVWAAAHVDEDWNTDQWGVDEEAASRRAARLRDFEAAVTVLAAVRAPAAKGP encoded by the coding sequence ATGCGCGAATTGTTCGAAGAAGCAGCAGACCAATCCCCGCCCGATCCGCGGGAATCGGCGCGTGCGTCGGCGCGGACGCCGCTGCGCAAGCGCTTCTACAAGGAAGCCGGTGTTGCTGATGCCGAGGGCGGTTTTGCCGTCACGCTCGACGGCAAGCCGATCCGCACACCCTCTGGCCGCCAGGTGGTGATCCCGTCGCGGCCGCTCGCAGATAGCGTGGCTGCGGAATGGGCGGCGCAAGGCGAGGCGATCGATCCGGTGAGCATGCCGCTGACGCGGATCGCCAACAGCGTAGTCGAGGGCGTCGTCGACCGCGTCGAGCTCGTCAGCGACGATCTTGCAAAATACTTCGAGTCCGACCTGCTGTTCTATCGCGCCGGCCACCCCGAAGGGCTGGTCGCCCGCGAAGCCGCGCATTGGGACCCTGTGTTGTTCTGGGCGGCCGAGACGCTGGGCGCGCATTTCATCCTCTCTGAAGGCGTCATGCATGTGAAGCAGCCGGACGAGGCGCTGAACGCGGCCCGTGCTGCGCTGCCAAGCGATCCCTGGTCGGTTGCGGCGCTCCACGTGGTGACGACCCTGACCGGCTCGGCGCTGCTGGCGCTGGCGCTGGCGCATGGCGTGCGAGATGCCGGCCAGGTCTGGGCCGCCGCCCATGTCGACGAGGACTGGAACACGGACCAATGGGGCGTGGACGAGGAGGCAGCCAGCCGCCGGGCCGCGCGGCTCAGGGATTTCGAGGCTGCCGTAACGGTCCTGGCGGCCGTGAGAGCGCCGGCGGCCAAAGGTCCTTAA
- a CDS encoding flagellar hook-length control protein FliK, whose product MPTPISSIVPVSAASPVADAATPDLVLQAGSIVDAKVVSVLADNLVRIAIANLSMDVMSEVSLTPGQNLQLAVSQSDGTIRLAVMNGAGEATSDQITLTTAAASLVDSPSLAPSATAARNTLTPLEQVVVTAASAEAVTKQGSQAPLFANLASVVAGGDLPAGLKQAVLDVLAQQTPLNTALDGGDIESAFQKSGLFLEASLAAGATPPSGTVPDLKAALLVLRQTLATLEPAAPQAQGGAIPTSATATPQVATAPAPTAGEAAQAALPSTEPEIAQPPQMPRSTSVAAVVLADMTGDAPQAAMPRTMSAGLAASLLQEAAQNLPRLTGNVPGSNKAVPDGHVFEAAARTTPPPFRGALPAPQAIVSPSLASDTPLSATVHRLLDDTDAAIARQTLLQVASLPDRTDASGHRIDPTVPQWNFEIPFATPQGTAMAQFEISRDGGGESADPAKRAWRARFTLDIEPAGPVHALVTLSGDKTFVRMWAERPATARQLRAGIGELNQALMRAELKPGDILVRDGAPPQPAPARAGHFLDRAT is encoded by the coding sequence ATGCCGACGCCGATAAGCTCGATCGTTCCGGTCAGCGCCGCCAGCCCCGTGGCTGATGCGGCGACGCCCGATCTCGTGCTGCAGGCCGGCAGCATCGTCGACGCAAAAGTCGTCAGCGTGCTCGCCGACAATCTGGTGCGGATCGCCATCGCCAATCTGTCGATGGACGTGATGTCCGAGGTGTCGCTGACACCAGGGCAGAACCTCCAGCTCGCGGTATCGCAGAGCGATGGCACCATCCGGCTCGCCGTCATGAACGGCGCAGGCGAGGCGACCTCTGATCAGATCACGCTGACGACGGCCGCGGCTTCGCTGGTGGACAGCCCGTCGCTCGCGCCGTCCGCCACCGCAGCACGCAATACGCTAACGCCATTGGAGCAGGTCGTCGTCACCGCCGCTTCAGCCGAGGCCGTGACCAAGCAAGGCAGCCAGGCGCCGCTGTTCGCCAATCTTGCCTCCGTCGTCGCCGGAGGCGATCTGCCGGCGGGACTGAAGCAGGCGGTGCTGGACGTGCTGGCGCAGCAGACGCCGCTCAACACCGCCCTCGACGGCGGCGATATCGAATCCGCTTTCCAGAAGTCGGGTCTGTTTCTCGAGGCTTCGCTTGCCGCCGGCGCGACGCCGCCTTCCGGCACGGTGCCTGACCTGAAAGCCGCGCTGCTGGTGCTGCGCCAGACGCTGGCGACGCTCGAGCCCGCCGCGCCGCAGGCGCAGGGCGGCGCGATCCCGACGAGCGCCACGGCGACACCGCAGGTCGCCACAGCACCGGCACCGACAGCAGGTGAAGCCGCGCAGGCCGCGTTGCCATCGACCGAACCTGAGATCGCCCAGCCTCCGCAAATGCCGCGTAGCACCAGTGTCGCGGCCGTTGTGCTGGCCGACATGACGGGTGACGCTCCGCAGGCCGCGATGCCCCGCACCATGTCCGCCGGCCTTGCCGCGAGCCTGCTGCAAGAGGCCGCGCAGAACCTGCCGCGCCTGACCGGCAATGTGCCGGGGTCGAACAAGGCCGTGCCGGATGGTCATGTTTTCGAAGCGGCCGCGCGCACGACGCCTCCGCCGTTCCGCGGTGCGCTCCCAGCGCCGCAAGCTATCGTCTCGCCCTCGCTGGCATCGGATACGCCGCTCTCCGCAACGGTACATCGCCTGCTGGACGACACTGATGCTGCGATCGCGCGGCAGACGCTGCTGCAAGTCGCCTCGCTTCCTGACCGGACCGATGCATCCGGCCATCGCATCGACCCGACCGTGCCGCAGTGGAATTTCGAGATCCCGTTTGCGACACCGCAGGGCACCGCGATGGCGCAGTTCGAGATTTCGCGCGACGGCGGTGGCGAATCCGCCGATCCCGCCAAGCGCGCCTGGCGTGCGCGCTTCACGCTCGACATCGAGCCCGCCGGCCCCGTGCATGCGCTGGTCACGCTGAGCGGCGACAAAACCTTTGTGCGGATGTGGGCGGAGCGGCCGGCGACCGCGCGGCAGCTCCGCGCCGGAATCGGTGAGCTCAACCAGGCCTTGATGCGCGCCGAGCTCAAGCCCGGCGACATCCTGGTGCGCGATGGCGCCCCGCCGCAGCCGGCACCGGCCCGCGCCGGGCATTTCCTGGACCGCGCCACATGA